DNA from Nocardioides seonyuensis:
CCGGCTGGATCGGCCTACGGCCTGGACCGCTCCGGCAACGACCATACCGCGCAGTTCTACGACTCCCTCACGCTCGGGCAGCCCGGCGCCCTCCCCAACAACCCGGGCACCGCCATGCGCCTCAGCGGGGGGCGAGCCGTCCTCGGCAACAACCCGACGCCGGCTCCGGCGGCCTACTCGCTCGAGCTGTGGTTCCGCTCGACGTCGGCCTCCGGTGGCTACGTCGCCGGATTCGAGAACGACCGCGACGGCTCCGGCTGGAAGGCCACCGCCGACCGCATCCTCCAGCTCGAGCCGTCCGGGCGACTCACCTTCGGCGCCTGGGACAGCTACAAGACCTCCATCACCACCCCAGCGGCCTACAACGACGGCCGCTGGCACCACGTGGTCGTGACCACCACCTCGGGCCGGCTCTCGACGATCTACGTCGACGGGTCACCCGTCACCAGCGGCCCGACCTCGCCCGTGTCCACCTACTTCGGCTTCTGGAGGCTCGGCCAGGGCACCGTCGGCCCCGGGACGAACCACACGTCGTCCTTCCCCGGCGAGATCGACAACGTGTCGGTGTTCCACTCGGTGCTGTCACCCAGCCGGGTCGCGGCCCACTGGGTTGCCCGCTGATCCTGCACGCACCGGCAGCTGGACGACGACCCACGGGAGCATCACCTGGGCGAGCGGCCCGATCGCCAACGCGTAGAGGACGGTGCCGACTCCCAGCACGCCGCCCAGGAGCAGGCCGATCACGACGACGCTGACCTCGAGCACCGTGCGCACCAGGCGCAGCGACAGTCCGGTGCGACGGGCGAGACCCGTCATCAGGCCGTCACGCGGCCCGCGTCCGAGCTGGGAGCCGATGTAGAGCGCGGTGGCGAGCCCGTTGAGCACCACGCCGCCGACCATCAGGGCGATGCGCGCGGACCACGCGCCCGGCTCGCCGAGCAACGCCAGCGTCACGTCGGCGGATAGCCCGACCAGGAAGGCGTTGGCGACAGTGCCGATGCCGGGTTTCTCGCGCAGCGGAATCCACAGGAGCAGCACGACGAAGCTGAACAGGATGACCGCTTGACCCAAGGTCATCGGCACGTGTCGGATGAACCCTGAGTGGAGGACGTCCCACGGCGCGAGCCCCAGGGCTCCACGGACCATCAGCCCCAACGAGACGCCGTACAGCACCAGGCCCACGAGGAGCTGGGGAATCCTCCGTCCGAGGCTGCCGGCTCGCAGCTGCTGGATCGGACCGAGGTCGGCGAGGACACCTCGAGGGGCGTGGACCGTGGAGCTCATGCTCCCATCCTCCACGGAATTGGCCTTCTCGCCGATAGCCAATCGTGGGAGAGTGGACTGCATGAGTCGCACCATCACCGCTGCCAGGGTGGCCACACTGGTGGGTCCCCTGACTGCCGCGGAACGACCTCTCTACCTCGAGCTCGCCGAACGGCTGCGGCTCCTCGTGGGCGAGGGCCGCATCCCGGCTGCGACGCGGCTGCCCAGCGAGCGCGAGCTGACGACGGCTCTCGCCGTGAGCCGCACGACCGTGACGCGCGCCTACGCCGAGCTTCGCGAGCGCGACTACGCCGAGTCGCGCCGCGGGTCGGGCACGGTCACCCGCCTTCCACTGAGGCCGCAGACGGTCCTGGACCGGGTCTTCGCACCGTGGACGCAGGACGACGACGTCATCGACCTCAACTGCGCGGCCCCCAGCGCCCCGAGCGGTGTGGGCGCCGCGTTCGAGGCAGCAGTCACCGAGCTGCCGGCCTACCTCTCCAGCCACGGCTACTACCCGGCCGGGCTCCCCCGGCTCCAAGAGGCCATTGCCGGGCTGTACGACGAGCGCGGGCTGCCGACCGCCCCCGAGCAGGTCATGGTCACTGCCGGGGCGCTCGGCGGCGCGGCGATCGTCGCCCAGGCGCTCACCGCCCCGGGCGACCGGGTCGTCGTCGAGGACCCCGTCTACCCCAACGCCACCCAGGCGCTCTCGCACCGCAGCGCAAGACTCGTGCCCGCACCGGTCGACCCCGAGGGCTGGGACCTGGAGGCCACGGCGGCGATCGTCCGACAGGCGGCGCCTCGACTGGCCTACCTGATCCCCGACTTCCAGAACCCCACCGGACACGTCATGAGCGAGTCCCAGCGGGAGGAGTACGCCGCCTCCCTCCGGCGTGCCCGCGCGGTCCCCGTGGTCGACGAGGCGCACCAGGCGCTGGCCCTCGACGGACAGGCCATGCCCGCACCCTTCGCCGCGCACGCTCCCTCCGCGGTCACCATCGGCAGCGCCAGCAAGCAGTTCTGGGGAGGGCTGCGCCTCGGGTGGCTGCGCGCGCCCGAGGAGATGATGCCGACGCTCTTGCACGCCCGCATGAGCCTCGACCTCGGCGCCCCGCTGGTCGACCAGCTCGCGCTCGTGCACCTGATCGAGCACCGGCACGAGGTCTGGGCAGCCAACCGCGCCAGGCTGCGCGACCAGCGTGACGCCCTCCTCGGGGCGCTGGCCGACCGCCTGCCGGAGTGGCGGTTCCACCGACCCAGCGGAGGCCTCGCCGTGTGGTGCGAGCTGCCGCAGCCTCGGGCCAGCTCGCTGGTGGTCGAGGCCGAGCGACGCGGTGTGGTCGTCGCGGCAGGTCGCGTGTTCGCCGTCGAGGGCGGGCTGGAGCACTTCGTGCGGATCCCGTGGACGAGGCCGGCGGAGGAGCTCGAGGTCGCGGTCGACAGGCTCGCCCACGCCTGGGCCAGTGTCGGGAGCGGCCGGGTCGGCGACGGCGAAGGAGCCGGGCGACTCACCGTCGCCTGAGGGGTCAGTCGAGGTCGACCGCGCGCACCGAGGACGCCTCGATGGCAGCCTCGATCTCGGCCAGGGTCTCGGCCGGGATGGCCGAGTCGACAGACAGCGCCACCAGGGCCTGGCCGCCCTGCTCGTCGCGGGAGACCTGCATGCCGGCGATGTTGACCGAGGCCGCGCCGAGGATCCCGCCGACGGTCCCGACCATGCCGGGACGATCGGCGTAGGCGAAGAACGCGAGGTGCTCGGTCGGCTCGATGTCGACAGCGAACCCGTTGACCTCGACGAGCCGCTCCTTCTGGGCGATGCCCACCAGGGTGCCGCTGACCGAGACCTGCGAACCGTCGGCGAGCGTGCCCCGCAGGGTGATCAGGTTGCGGTGGTCGGGGCTCTCGGTCTCGGTGACGAGGCGGACCTCGGTGCCGCGCTCGGCCGCGAGCAGCGGCGCGTTCACGTAGGAGACCTGGTCCTCGACGATGTCGGAGAAGACGCCCTTGAGCGCAGCCAGCTCGAGCACCTTGACGTCGTACTCGGTGATCTCGCCGCGCACCTCGACGTCGAGGGCGCTCGCGACCTCGCCCGCCAGCGCGGTGAAGACGCGGCCGAGCTTCTCGGTGAGCGGGATGCCGGGACGCACGTCCTCGGCGATGACCCCGCCCTGGACGTTGACGGCGTCGGGAACGAGCTCGCCCGACAGCGCGAGGCGCACGGACCTGGCGACAGCCACCCCGGCCTTCTCCTGGGCCTCGTCGGTGGAGGCGCCGAGGTGAGGGGTGGCCACGACGTTGTCGAGCTCGAAGAGCGGGCTGTCGGTGCACGGCTCCTGGGCGAATACGTCGAGCCCGGCCGCAGCGATCTGGCCCGTCTTGAGCGCGTCGTAGAGCGCGGCCTCGTCCACGATGCCGCCGCGGGCGGCGTTCACGAGCACCAGGCTCTGCTTGGCCCGGGCGAGCTGCTCGGCTCCGATCAGCCCCACGGTCTCGGGCGTCTTGGGCAGGTGGACGCTCATGAAGTCGGACTCGGCGAGGAGGGTGTCGAGATCGACGAGGCGCACGCCCATCTGGGCGGCGCGGCCGGCCTGGACGTAGGGGTCGAACGCGATGACCTTCATGCCGAAGGCGGAGAGCCGCTGCGCGACGAGCACGCCGATCCGGCCCAGACCGACGATGCCGACGGTCTTCTCGTAGAGCTCGATGCCGGTGTACTTGGAGCGCTTCCACTCACCGTTGCGGAGCGCGGCGTGGGCCGGGGAGACGTGGCGCGCGGCAGCGAGCATCAGCGCGACGGCGAGCTCGGCGGCGCTCACGATGTTGGAGGTGGGCGCGTTGACGACCATGACACCGGCCTGGGTCGCAGCCTTCACGTCGACGTTGTCGAGACCGACACCCGCCCGGGCCACGACGTTGAGCCGCTTCGCGGCGGCGAGCGCCTCGGCGTCGACCTTGGTGGCCGAGCGGACCAGGATCGCGTCGACGTCGGCGATCGCAGGGATCAGCTCGGCACGATCGGCACCGTTGCAGTGCCGGATCTCGAAGTCGGGGCCGAGGGCCTCGATCGTGGCCGGGCTCAGCTCTTCGGCGATGAGTACGACGGGCTTGGCCTGGGTGGATGTCGTCACAGCGTTTTCCTCGTCAGGAATCGGTCGGGTCATGGACCGCACGACGCTGTGCGGTCGCCAGTCTAACGGCCGTGCCGCTCAGACCGCGCACCCGTCCGGTCCGCAGGCAGCGTCGTGATCGCCCGAGCCCGCGACCATCTCGACGTGAGGGTGCGACTCCGACCAGGCACGGTCGAGCACCTGCGTGAACACCTCGACAGGTTGCGCGCCCGAGACGCCGTACTTCTGGTCGACGACGAAGAACGGCACGCCTGTGGCGCCGTACTGGCGCGCACGTTCGGCGTCGGCCCACACGTCGTCGTTGAACTCAGAGCCGGCCAGGACCTCATCGACCCGGGCGGGATCGAGCCCGGCCTCGACACCGACCTTCCGGAGGACCGCGTGGTCGGCGAGATTGCGCGCCCGGACGAAGTAGGCGTCGAGCAGGGCCTCCTTGACCTTGCCCTGCAGCTCGGCCCCACCTTGCTCGTGGCCGAGGTGGATCAGGCGGTGGGCGTCGACAGTGTTGAGGTGGAGGGTCTCGGAGAGCCGGTAGACCAGGCCCTCCTCGGCCGCCACGGCCTCGACCCGGTCCTGCATCTGACGGGCGCCCTCGGCGCTCTGGCCGTACTTGCGGGCGAGCATCGCGCTCGTCGGCTCCGTCGGCTCGGTCGGGGCCGCCGGGTCGAGCTGGTAGGAGCGCCACACCACCTCGACGGCCTCGCGGTGCTCGAAGCTCTCCAGGGCCCGCTCGAGGCGGCGCTTGCCGATGTAGCACCAGGGGCAGACGACGTCGGACCAGATCTCGATCAGCATGTCGGCCCCAACGCCGCGCCCCGGGGTGGTTGTTCCCTCAACCAGGTCTCAGGCCCCGGTCTCCTGCCCTCGCACCTTGGCACGCCGGGCGAGCAGGGTGACGACGAACGAGAGCACCAGGGCGAGCAGCACGCCGAGGTTGGCGTAGGCCCAGTTGCCCTCCCAGTAGGGGCCCGCCGGGTCGTCGACGTAGGTGCCCAGCCCGAAGGGCGAGATCAGGAAGCCCTGCCAGTTGTTCCACGCGGCGTCCGCTGCGAAGTTGTTGACCACGAGCCCCCAGCCCAGCACTGACGCGACGACCATGGTCCCGATCGAGACCCAGTCGAAGGAGCCGTAGCGGCCGCTCGCGTCGAACAGCGCGGCGTCGTCGTAGTCACGCTTGCGCAGGGCGATGTCGGCGATCATGATGCCGGCCCACGCGGCGAGCGGGACGCCGAGGGTGATCAGGAAGCTCTGGAACGGGCCGAGGAAGTCCTCGGCGAAGAACACCACCCAGATCGTGCCGAGGGTGAGGATCATGCCGTCGACGAAGGCCGCCGCCGGACGCGGGATGCGCACGCCCAGCGAGAGCAGCGTCAGGCCCGAGGAGTAGATGCCGAGCACGGCACCACTGACGAGCGCGAGGATCGCGGCGAGCAGGAAGGGCACGAGGAACCAGGTCGGCAGGAGGGTGCCGAGCGTCCCGATGGGGTCGTCCACGATGCCGGCGGACAGGTCGGGTGACGAGCCGGCGAGCAGGAGGCCGAAGAGGACCAGGAGCACAGGGGCGATCGCCCCGCCGAAGGTGTTCCAGCCCACGATGGCAGCCCCCAGCGAGGACCTCTTCTGGTAGCGCGACCAGTCGGCCGCGATGTTGATCCACCCGAGGCCGAAGCCTGTCATCAGCATCACGAGCGCACCGACCATCTGCTGGGCGCTGCCGTCGGGGATCGACGAGATCTGCGACCAGCGCACCTCGTCCAGGGTGAGCGCGACGTAGACGAGGGTGGCGATGCCGGTGATCCAGGTGAGCCACGACTGCATCTTCATGATCACGTGGTAGCCCGCCACGCTCGCCGAGACGATGAGCGCGGCCACGACGACGGTGGCGACGACCTTGGTCGTCGTGCCTGCCGCCCATCCCAGCTGGTCGAAGATCGTGGCCGTGGCCAGCACGGCCAGGATCGCCAGGAACGTCTCCCAGCCGATCGAGACCAGCCACGACACGACCCCGGGCACCTTCTGCCCGTTGACGCCGAACGCCGCCCTGCTCAGCACCATCGTGGGCGCCGAGCCCCGCTTGCCGGCGATCGCGATCACGCCGCAGAGGGCGAACGAGAACACCACGCCGACCACCGTGACGAGGGCCGCCTGCCAGAAGGAGATGCCGAAGCCCAGGACGAACGAGCCGTAGCTGATGCCGAACACCGAGACGTTGGCTGCGAACCACGGCCAGAAGAGGTCCGACGGCTTTGCCGTGCGGTCGGCCTCGTCGATGATCTCGATGCCGGTCTGCTCGACCCCGAGGCGACGGGTGCGGTCCAGCCCCGAGCCGCCGGCGGGGTCGGGTCCCTTGGTCCATGTGTCGCTCATGCCCAGCATCCTTCCCGACGAACCAGCCGGGCGCCATCCGGGCCTGTGCCCGCGCCTCGGTGTGGCTCGCACCCTGACGCCGGCACCCCCTCGGCTCAGGGTCGGGCGGGGGTCGCCTGGGGGCGGAGTCGGGGACCGCACCCGATGCGCGACCGTCCCCGTCGCGGCGAGGGTTGGGCCCATGATCACAGTTGACTCACTGACCCGGAGGTACGCCGGCTTCACCGCCGTCGACGACGTCTCCTTCACCGCCCAGCCCGGCCGCGTGACCGGGTTCCTCGGTCCCAACGGGGCCGGCAAGTCCACCACGATGCGAGTCATGGTCGGTCTCACCGTTCCGAGCGCCGGCTCGGCCACCATCGACGGCGTCAACTTCGCCGACCTGCCCAACCCCGGGCTCGAGGTCGGCGTCCTCCTCGACGCCTCCGCGCAGCACGCCGGTCGTACGGGACGGGAGATCCTCACGGTCGCCGCCGACACGATGGGGCTCCCGCGCAAGCGGGTCGACGAGATGCTCGACCTCGTCAGCCTGACCCCGGGCGAGGCCAAGCGCCGCGTGCGCAACTACTCGCTCGGCATGCGCCAGCGCCTCGGCATCGCCACCGCCCTCCTGGGCGACCCACGGGTGCTGATCCTCGACGAGCCTGCGAACGGCCTCGACCCGGCCGGCATCCGCTGGATGCGCGACCTGCTCCGCGGGTACGCCGACAAGGGCGGCACCGTGCTGCTCTCGTCGCACCTGCTGCACGAGATCGAGGTCATCGCCGACGACCT
Protein-coding regions in this window:
- a CDS encoding YczE/YyaS/YitT family protein gives rise to the protein MSSTVHAPRGVLADLGPIQQLRAGSLGRRIPQLLVGLVLYGVSLGLMVRGALGLAPWDVLHSGFIRHVPMTLGQAVILFSFVVLLLWIPLREKPGIGTVANAFLVGLSADVTLALLGEPGAWSARIALMVGGVVLNGLATALYIGSQLGRGPRDGLMTGLARRTGLSLRLVRTVLEVSVVVIGLLLGGVLGVGTVLYALAIGPLAQVMLPWVVVQLPVRAGSAGNPVGRDPAG
- a CDS encoding PLP-dependent aminotransferase family protein; the protein is MSRTITAARVATLVGPLTAAERPLYLELAERLRLLVGEGRIPAATRLPSERELTTALAVSRTTVTRAYAELRERDYAESRRGSGTVTRLPLRPQTVLDRVFAPWTQDDDVIDLNCAAPSAPSGVGAAFEAAVTELPAYLSSHGYYPAGLPRLQEAIAGLYDERGLPTAPEQVMVTAGALGGAAIVAQALTAPGDRVVVEDPVYPNATQALSHRSARLVPAPVDPEGWDLEATAAIVRQAAPRLAYLIPDFQNPTGHVMSESQREEYAASLRRARAVPVVDEAHQALALDGQAMPAPFAAHAPSAVTIGSASKQFWGGLRLGWLRAPEEMMPTLLHARMSLDLGAPLVDQLALVHLIEHRHEVWAANRARLRDQRDALLGALADRLPEWRFHRPSGGLAVWCELPQPRASSLVVEAERRGVVVAAGRVFAVEGGLEHFVRIPWTRPAEELEVAVDRLAHAWASVGSGRVGDGEGAGRLTVA
- the serA gene encoding phosphoglycerate dehydrogenase, which gives rise to MTTSTQAKPVVLIAEELSPATIEALGPDFEIRHCNGADRAELIPAIADVDAILVRSATKVDAEALAAAKRLNVVARAGVGLDNVDVKAATQAGVMVVNAPTSNIVSAAELAVALMLAAARHVSPAHAALRNGEWKRSKYTGIELYEKTVGIVGLGRIGVLVAQRLSAFGMKVIAFDPYVQAGRAAQMGVRLVDLDTLLAESDFMSVHLPKTPETVGLIGAEQLARAKQSLVLVNAARGGIVDEAALYDALKTGQIAAAGLDVFAQEPCTDSPLFELDNVVATPHLGASTDEAQEKAGVAVARSVRLALSGELVPDAVNVQGGVIAEDVRPGIPLTEKLGRVFTALAGEVASALDVEVRGEITEYDVKVLELAALKGVFSDIVEDQVSYVNAPLLAAERGTEVRLVTETESPDHRNLITLRGTLADGSQVSVSGTLVGIAQKERLVEVNGFAVDIEPTEHLAFFAYADRPGMVGTVGGILGAASVNIAGMQVSRDEQGGQALVALSVDSAIPAETLAEIEAAIEASSVRAVDLD
- a CDS encoding DsbA family oxidoreductase, whose protein sequence is MLIEIWSDVVCPWCYIGKRRLERALESFEHREAVEVVWRSYQLDPAAPTEPTEPTSAMLARKYGQSAEGARQMQDRVEAVAAEEGLVYRLSETLHLNTVDAHRLIHLGHEQGGAELQGKVKEALLDAYFVRARNLADHAVLRKVGVEAGLDPARVDEVLAGSEFNDDVWADAERARQYGATGVPFFVVDQKYGVSGAQPVEVFTQVLDRAWSESHPHVEMVAGSGDHDAACGPDGCAV
- a CDS encoding purine-cytosine permease family protein; protein product: MSDTWTKGPDPAGGSGLDRTRRLGVEQTGIEIIDEADRTAKPSDLFWPWFAANVSVFGISYGSFVLGFGISFWQAALVTVVGVVFSFALCGVIAIAGKRGSAPTMVLSRAAFGVNGQKVPGVVSWLVSIGWETFLAILAVLATATIFDQLGWAAGTTTKVVATVVVAALIVSASVAGYHVIMKMQSWLTWITGIATLVYVALTLDEVRWSQISSIPDGSAQQMVGALVMLMTGFGLGWINIAADWSRYQKRSSLGAAIVGWNTFGGAIAPVLLVLFGLLLAGSSPDLSAGIVDDPIGTLGTLLPTWFLVPFLLAAILALVSGAVLGIYSSGLTLLSLGVRIPRPAAAFVDGMILTLGTIWVVFFAEDFLGPFQSFLITLGVPLAAWAGIMIADIALRKRDYDDAALFDASGRYGSFDWVSIGTMVVASVLGWGLVVNNFAADAAWNNWQGFLISPFGLGTYVDDPAGPYWEGNWAYANLGVLLALVLSFVVTLLARRAKVRGQETGA
- a CDS encoding ABC transporter ATP-binding protein; this translates as MITVDSLTRRYAGFTAVDDVSFTAQPGRVTGFLGPNGAGKSTTMRVMVGLTVPSAGSATIDGVNFADLPNPGLEVGVLLDASAQHAGRTGREILTVAADTMGLPRKRVDEMLDLVSLTPGEAKRRVRNYSLGMRQRLGIATALLGDPRVLILDEPANGLDPAGIRWMRDLLRGYADKGGTVLLSSHLLHEIEVIADDLVVIGNGKIVASGTKDELLAAAGTLARSATPRDLAHALELAGIPSTLAGDGSVRTDADPSHVGAVALAAGIALTELRSAEGAGLEDMFLSLTADTQREGVAA